From Armatimonadota bacterium:
TCAAGGAGGCCGAGCAGCTCCCGTTCCGCGCGCCGGCTGTGGAGGGTTACGAACCTCTGGCGATCGGCTATTGCCGCGAGAACGCGTCGGAAACTCGCGACCTGGCGGTCCCGTGTCCCGAAGCCTTCACTTGAGAAGTCCAGCCCGATCTCTCCGATATAGTCGGCGGCCGCCACATGCTTCACGAAGCGGGCAATCTCGCCGGCATGGCGGTCGGAGAGGAGCGGATGGAGGCCGAGAGCGAGGTGAATTCGCGCAAGCGTGCGAACGTGGGGCAGCCCCATCTCATAGTGCGAGGGGAGGTTGGTGACCGCTACGACCGTATTTCCAAATCGTTCTGCCTGCCTGCCCGCGGCAAGCGGATCGGGGTAAAGGTCTAGGTGGCAGTGCGCGTCGATCATCGGGATCGGTCTAGAGCCC
This genomic window contains:
- a CDS encoding TatD family hydrolase, with the protein product MRRSEKPQGSRPIPMIDAHCHLDLYPDPLAAGRQAERFGNTVVAVTNLPSHYEMGLPHVRTLARIHLALGLHPLLSDRHAGEIARFVKHVAAADYIGEIGLDFSSEGFGTRDRQVASFRRVLAAIADRQRFVTLHSRRAERELLGLLDEFGIRRAVFHWFTGSVPDMVATAAAGHYFSVNPAMIASDRGRRLVSAMPRHRIITETDGPYVMIDHRPIGVCEVRPVIDFLAGLWTTDVASAARIVDLNFRSVLDANLDPDVRPDAGRDLP